The Zingiber officinale cultivar Zhangliang chromosome 10A, Zo_v1.1, whole genome shotgun sequence genome contains a region encoding:
- the LOC122026791 gene encoding uncharacterized protein LOC122026791 yields the protein MAYPQGNRQAKVANREILRVLCDRLDHTEGSWVDELPSVLWALRTTSKEGTGVTPFHLVYDGEVVALVEVGVESDRVQYYNEGNTERRLMELDLVDETRAKAVVQLTAYRQWVMQNYNQRVIPRSF from the coding sequence atggccTACCCTCAAGGCAACAGACAAGCCAAAGTCGCCAATCGGGAAATCCTCAGAGTTCTGTGTGATCGGCTCGACCACACCGAaggcagctgggtcgacgagctccccagTGTCTTGTGGGCCCTTCGCACGACCTCGAAGGAGGGCACCGGCGTAACCcccttccacttggtatacgACGGTGAAGTAGTTGCCCTCGTagaggtcggagtagaatccgatcgAGTGCAGTACTACAATGAAGGAAACACTGAACGAAGgctcatggagctcgacttggtggacgaaacACGAGCTAAAGCAGTGGTTCAGCTAACGGCGTACCGACAATGGGTGATGCAGAACTACAACcagagggtgatcccgaggtccttctaG